Proteins encoded together in one Pseudomonas sp. TCU-HL1 window:
- a CDS encoding transporter, with protein MLPYSQRTRPTGPSSLDSLTWATAWGLVLLAGGLSVTGSARALDLDAGDYVAAPAGTTLGLLYLQGAERDRLYRAGHRQADSPGLDSEIGILRLVHYTDVAGYRVAPQLLVPFGRLDGNRGLDDASGLADPILAMPLWLINEPARRRYLGITPYLFLPLGEYDSDEPLNLGENRWKANLQVAYVDALSERLSLDLAADVMFYGRNNHYGSGRWTQRQKPSYQYQGFLRYQLTPTADLRAGLSWLDGGENSVDKLWLDDRQETGKWSLGFSWFFLPRTQVAATYGRDFAVENGFREEHRLNIRLMQMF; from the coding sequence ATGCTGCCTTACTCCCAACGGACCCGCCCCACGGGTCCTTCGTCGCTCGACAGTCTGACCTGGGCCACCGCGTGGGGCCTGGTGCTTCTGGCTGGCGGGCTTTCCGTCACGGGCTCCGCCAGGGCTCTGGACCTGGATGCCGGTGACTATGTCGCCGCTCCTGCCGGCACCACCCTTGGCTTGCTCTACCTGCAGGGCGCAGAGCGTGACCGGCTGTATCGCGCAGGGCATCGCCAGGCGGATTCCCCGGGACTCGATTCGGAAATCGGCATCCTGCGCCTGGTCCACTACACCGACGTTGCCGGTTACCGCGTGGCACCCCAGTTGCTGGTGCCCTTCGGGCGCCTCGATGGAAACCGGGGCCTGGATGACGCGAGCGGCCTTGCCGACCCGATCCTGGCCATGCCGCTATGGCTGATCAACGAACCCGCGCGCCGTCGCTACCTGGGCATCACCCCCTATCTGTTCCTGCCCCTTGGTGAATACGACTCCGATGAGCCGCTGAACCTCGGCGAGAACCGCTGGAAGGCGAATCTTCAAGTCGCCTATGTCGACGCCTTGAGCGAGCGGCTGTCCCTGGACCTGGCTGCGGACGTGATGTTCTACGGCCGAAACAACCACTACGGCAGCGGCCGCTGGACCCAGCGGCAGAAACCCAGCTACCAGTACCAGGGTTTCCTGCGCTATCAGCTGACGCCCACGGCGGACTTGCGCGCCGGCCTGTCCTGGCTGGACGGTGGCGAGAACAGCGTCGACAAGCTGTGGCTGGACGACCGCCAGGAGACCGGCAAATGGTCCCTGGGATTTTCCTGGTTCTTCCTGCCCAGGACCCAGGTGGCGGCCACCTATGGACGGGACTTCGCGGTGGAGAACGGCTTTCGTGAAGAGCACCGGCTGAACATCCGGCTGATGCAGATGTTCTGA
- a CDS encoding transcriptional initiation protein Tat: MHDSSPLSRRRFLSLSGQSALILGASAVTSQLIPVTAIADEVLPRLPAGLLRMGRDIYPHDRLGDAPYAKSLFELLGKQPDLVRDGMKALQARARATHGRAFEEIASEDDRVALLREIETSPFFRETRSALMFGLYDNKTLFPLFGYEGSSVEKGGYIARGFNDLDWL, translated from the coding sequence ATGCATGACTCTTCCCCCCTGAGCCGCCGGCGTTTCCTCAGCCTGTCGGGCCAGTCCGCCCTGATCCTCGGCGCCAGCGCCGTTACCAGCCAGCTCATTCCCGTCACCGCCATCGCCGACGAAGTGCTGCCCAGGCTGCCTGCCGGGCTGCTGCGGATGGGGCGCGATATCTATCCCCACGACCGTCTCGGCGATGCGCCCTACGCCAAGTCGCTGTTCGAGCTGCTCGGCAAGCAGCCGGACCTCGTCCGTGACGGCATGAAGGCCCTGCAGGCACGCGCACGTGCCACCCACGGCCGGGCCTTCGAGGAGATTGCCAGCGAGGATGATCGAGTCGCCCTGCTGCGCGAAATCGAAACGTCACCGTTCTTTCGCGAGACCCGCAGCGCGCTGATGTTCGGCCTCTACGACAACAAGACGCTGTTCCCGCTGTTCGGCTACGAAGGCTCGTCGGTGGAGAAGGGCGGCTATATCGCGCGCGGCTTCAACGATCTCGACTGGCTCTGA
- a CDS encoding GMC family oxidoreductase: protein MAAKFSQDDSDVVVIIGSGAGGGTLAHALARQGIRSVVLEAGKRYEMSDIENDEWAMFNKISWLDKRIATGGWDVARNHPNLPAWIVKAVGGSSVHWAGVALRFRDFEFRMRTENGDIKGANMLDWPISYEELEPWYVKAEKHMGVTGPSTGMPYHQWHNSFKVLASGAQRIGYKEIQSGPMAINTQPYDSRPGCMQIGFCMQGCRIGAKWSTLYTDIPRAETTGNCEVRPQSMALRIEHDARGRVTGVVYADAEGRQQRQKARVVCVAGNSIESPRLLLNSESSTFKDGLANSSGQVGRNYMCHTTAGIYAVLPKPVHMYRGTTCAGIISDESYNNTSRGFVGGYRLEILSLGLPFMSAFLDPTPQGWGRAFASRMERYDHMSGVWLCGEDLPMESNRITLHGTEKDQYGLPIPVVHKDDHAFDNAMRDHGVEQTRKCYEAVGATEVIRLPSYPASHNMGTNRMSAKAADGVVNKWGQSHDIPNLFVSDGSQFTTSGGQNPTLTIVALALRQAEHIGALINQRAL, encoded by the coding sequence ATGGCAGCGAAATTTTCCCAGGACGACAGCGATGTCGTCGTGATCATCGGCTCGGGCGCCGGCGGCGGCACCCTGGCCCATGCCTTGGCCAGGCAAGGTATCCGTAGCGTGGTGCTGGAAGCTGGCAAGCGCTACGAGATGTCCGACATCGAGAACGATGAATGGGCCATGTTCAACAAGATTTCCTGGCTCGACAAACGCATTGCCACCGGCGGCTGGGACGTGGCGCGCAACCATCCGAACCTGCCGGCCTGGATCGTCAAGGCGGTAGGCGGCAGCTCCGTGCACTGGGCAGGCGTGGCCCTGCGTTTTCGCGATTTCGAGTTCCGCATGCGTACCGAGAACGGCGACATCAAGGGCGCCAACATGCTCGACTGGCCCATCAGTTATGAGGAGCTTGAACCCTGGTACGTCAAGGCCGAGAAGCACATGGGCGTGACCGGGCCGAGTACCGGCATGCCGTACCACCAGTGGCACAACTCTTTCAAGGTCCTGGCCTCGGGCGCCCAGCGCATCGGCTACAAGGAAATCCAGTCCGGGCCGATGGCGATCAACACGCAGCCCTATGACAGCCGGCCTGGCTGCATGCAGATCGGGTTCTGCATGCAGGGCTGCCGCATCGGCGCCAAGTGGTCGACGCTCTACACCGACATCCCCCGTGCCGAAACCACTGGGAACTGCGAGGTCCGCCCGCAAAGCATGGCGCTGCGTATCGAACACGATGCCCGCGGCCGAGTCACCGGGGTGGTCTACGCCGATGCCGAGGGTCGCCAGCAGCGGCAGAAGGCCCGGGTGGTCTGCGTGGCCGGCAACTCCATCGAGTCGCCACGCCTGCTGCTCAACTCCGAATCCTCGACGTTCAAGGATGGCCTGGCCAACTCCTCCGGTCAGGTCGGGCGCAACTACATGTGTCACACCACCGCCGGTATCTACGCGGTGCTGCCCAAGCCGGTTCACATGTACCGGGGCACGACCTGCGCCGGAATCATTTCCGACGAGTCCTACAACAACACTTCACGGGGCTTTGTCGGTGGCTACCGACTGGAAATCCTGTCCCTCGGCCTGCCCTTCATGTCCGCCTTCCTCGACCCGACACCGCAAGGCTGGGGCCGTGCGTTCGCCTCGCGGATGGAGCGCTACGACCATATGTCCGGCGTTTGGCTGTGTGGCGAAGACCTGCCCATGGAGAGCAACCGCATCACCCTCCACGGCACTGAAAAGGACCAGTACGGCCTGCCGATTCCGGTGGTGCACAAGGACGACCACGCCTTCGACAACGCCATGCGCGATCACGGTGTGGAGCAGACCCGCAAGTGCTACGAGGCGGTCGGCGCCACCGAAGTGATCCGCCTGCCGTCCTACCCGGCCAGCCACAACATGGGCACCAACCGCATGAGCGCAAAAGCTGCCGACGGCGTGGTGAACAAGTGGGGCCAGAGCCACGACATCCCCAACCTGTTCGTCTCGGACGGCAGCCAGTTCACCACCAGCGGCGGGCAGAACCCGACCCTGACCATCGTTGCCCTGGCCTTGCGCCAGGCCGAACACATCGGCGCGCTGATCAACCAGCGCGCCCTCTGA
- a CDS encoding thiamine pyrophosphate-dependent dehydrogenase E1 component subunit alpha, with amino-acid sequence MTTPSNAQRLWMLEQMLVSRYLEESIERIYMEGKTPVFNMANGPIPGEMHLSNGQEPCAVGVCAHLTAEDIVTATHRPHHIAVAKGVDLEEMVAEIFGKKTGLSGGRGGHMHLFDERVNFSCSGIIAQGMGPAVGAALSRQLQGKSGVAVAYLGEGAANQGAFHETLNLAALWKLPVVFVIEDNAWGISVAKAASTAIERNYLRAAAYGMPGVFVPGNDADAIFAAAGEAIARARAGEGPSLIEIETHRLAGHFMGDGETYRPAGEKEALLAKDPIPTYRQRLLELGVADEVTLAGLDERARGRVDAAVQFARDSAYPAPEEALDFVFV; translated from the coding sequence ATGACCACACCCAGCAACGCCCAGCGCCTCTGGATGCTCGAGCAGATGCTCGTCAGCCGTTACCTGGAGGAGTCCATCGAACGCATCTACATGGAAGGCAAGACGCCGGTATTCAACATGGCCAATGGGCCCATTCCCGGCGAGATGCACCTGTCCAACGGCCAGGAGCCTTGTGCCGTCGGCGTGTGCGCGCACCTCACGGCGGAAGACATCGTCACCGCCACTCACCGCCCGCACCACATTGCCGTGGCCAAGGGCGTAGACCTGGAGGAAATGGTCGCCGAGATCTTCGGCAAGAAGACCGGGCTGTCCGGCGGCCGTGGCGGCCACATGCACCTGTTCGACGAGCGGGTGAACTTCTCCTGCTCCGGCATCATCGCCCAGGGCATGGGCCCTGCGGTGGGCGCCGCGTTGTCGCGCCAGCTACAGGGCAAGTCCGGCGTCGCCGTGGCCTACCTCGGTGAAGGCGCGGCGAACCAGGGCGCCTTCCACGAGACCCTGAATCTGGCGGCGCTGTGGAAGCTGCCGGTGGTGTTCGTGATCGAGGACAACGCCTGGGGCATCTCGGTGGCCAAGGCCGCTTCGACGGCCATCGAACGCAACTACCTGCGCGCTGCCGCCTATGGCATGCCCGGCGTGTTCGTCCCGGGTAACGACGCCGACGCCATCTTCGCCGCCGCCGGTGAAGCCATTGCCCGCGCTCGCGCAGGCGAAGGGCCGAGCCTGATCGAGATTGAAACCCACCGCCTGGCCGGCCACTTCATGGGGGACGGCGAAACCTACCGCCCGGCGGGCGAGAAGGAAGCCCTGCTGGCGAAAGACCCGATTCCTACCTACCGCCAGCGCCTGCTGGAACTGGGCGTGGCCGATGAGGTGACCCTGGCCGGCCTCGATGAGCGCGCCCGTGGCCGTGTCGACGCCGCCGTGCAGTTCGCCCGCGACAGTGCCTACCCGGCGCCCGAAGAGGCGCTCGACTTCGTCTTCGTCTGA
- a CDS encoding alpha-ketoacid dehydrogenase subunit beta, whose product MSSPVKERKLTIARAMAEAVAQEMHLDPRVFVMGEDIGQLGGVFGNTRGLHEEFGNARIRDTPISETAFIGAAVGAASDGMRPIVELMFVDFFGVCMDAIYNLMAKNTYFSGGKVSVPMVLMASTGAGYSDAGQHSQCLYGTFAHLPGMKVVVPSNAYDAKGLMTAAIRDDNPVIYLFHKALQGMGWLGTEKGATVAVPEEPYTVEIGKAKTVREGRDVSIVSLGAGVHHALRAAQQLEQQGVSAEVVDLRSLVPLDREHVIASVRKTGRLIVVDEDYHSFGVSGEIIASVVEHDIGMLKARPQRVAFPDIPIPFTPPMEQWALPSAAKIVAAYQNLKNEE is encoded by the coding sequence ATGAGCAGCCCAGTAAAAGAACGCAAACTCACCATCGCCCGTGCCATGGCCGAGGCTGTAGCCCAGGAAATGCACCTCGATCCCCGCGTCTTCGTGATGGGCGAGGATATCGGCCAGCTCGGCGGGGTGTTCGGCAACACCCGTGGCCTGCATGAGGAATTCGGCAACGCGCGCATTCGCGACACGCCCATTTCGGAAACCGCCTTCATCGGCGCCGCCGTGGGCGCGGCCTCCGACGGCATGCGGCCGATCGTCGAGCTGATGTTCGTCGACTTCTTCGGCGTGTGCATGGACGCCATCTACAACCTGATGGCGAAGAACACCTACTTCTCCGGCGGCAAGGTCAGCGTGCCCATGGTGCTGATGGCCTCCACCGGTGCCGGTTACTCCGACGCCGGACAGCACTCCCAGTGCCTGTACGGCACGTTCGCCCACTTGCCCGGCATGAAAGTGGTAGTGCCGAGCAACGCCTACGACGCCAAGGGGTTGATGACCGCCGCCATCCGCGACGACAACCCGGTGATCTACCTGTTCCACAAGGCGCTGCAGGGAATGGGCTGGCTGGGAACGGAGAAGGGCGCCACGGTAGCGGTGCCGGAGGAGCCTTATACCGTGGAGATCGGCAAGGCGAAGACGGTACGCGAGGGGCGCGATGTGAGCATCGTCAGCCTGGGCGCCGGCGTACACCACGCCCTGCGCGCTGCCCAGCAGCTGGAGCAGCAGGGCGTCAGCGCCGAAGTGGTGGACCTGCGCAGCCTGGTGCCCCTGGATCGCGAGCACGTCATCGCTTCGGTACGCAAGACCGGCCGGCTGATCGTTGTCGACGAGGACTACCACAGCTTCGGCGTCAGCGGCGAAATCATCGCCAGTGTTGTCGAGCACGACATCGGGATGCTCAAGGCCCGACCACAGCGGGTGGCCTTCCCCGACATTCCGATCCCTTTCACGCCGCCCATGGAGCAATGGGCGCTGCCGTCTGCTGCGAAGATCGTAGCGGCCTACCAGAACCTGAAGAACGAGGAGTAA
- a CDS encoding biotin/lipoyl-containing protein, whose amino-acid sequence MSNAILIPADLWEGDAEAVITSWLVSDGAEVGQGDLVAEIMSEKAQFEIEAPASGVLKILEEEDAVVAKGATIGRVE is encoded by the coding sequence ATGTCCAACGCTATCCTGATTCCCGCCGACCTCTGGGAAGGCGACGCCGAAGCCGTCATCACGTCCTGGCTGGTGAGTGATGGTGCCGAGGTTGGCCAGGGCGACCTGGTGGCAGAAATCATGTCCGAAAAGGCCCAGTTCGAGATCGAGGCACCTGCTTCCGGCGTGCTGAAAATCCTCGAGGAAGAAGATGCGGTGGTTGCCAAGGGCGCGACCATCGGGCGGGTGGAGTGA
- a CDS encoding 2-oxo acid dehydrogenase subunit E2 — translation MGHMQNPAAGTGSSVPLKGMRKMIAAKMSESLQTAAQLTHHAECELGALQAKRVQLKAAGSQVSLQDLLLLEIVRTLKNHPGLNATLEDNQITRHGPVHLGLAIPLPDDLLVAPALFDADQLDGEGLALARRALVDKALAGKLSVKELTGATVTVTNLGLSRVRFFTPILNVPQVAIIGLGGVQRRLQRDIDGSLVERDFMGLSLTFDHRAVNGAPAADFLNDLCRRIEGVEPS, via the coding sequence ATGGGGCACATGCAGAACCCCGCTGCCGGTACCGGCAGCAGCGTGCCCCTGAAAGGCATGCGCAAGATGATCGCCGCGAAGATGAGCGAAAGCCTGCAGACGGCGGCGCAACTCACCCACCATGCGGAATGCGAGCTTGGCGCCCTGCAGGCGAAACGGGTGCAACTGAAGGCTGCGGGTAGCCAGGTGTCCCTTCAGGACCTGTTGCTCCTGGAAATCGTGCGGACGCTGAAGAACCACCCGGGGCTCAATGCAACCCTGGAAGACAACCAGATCACGCGGCATGGCCCGGTGCACCTGGGTCTGGCGATCCCGCTGCCGGACGATCTGCTGGTGGCGCCCGCACTGTTCGATGCCGACCAGCTCGACGGGGAGGGCCTGGCGCTGGCACGCCGGGCCCTGGTGGACAAGGCACTTGCCGGGAAGCTCTCGGTCAAGGAGCTTACCGGTGCCACGGTGACCGTGACCAACCTGGGGCTGTCACGGGTGCGTTTCTTCACGCCCATCCTCAATGTCCCTCAGGTGGCCATCATCGGGCTGGGAGGTGTCCAGCGTCGCCTTCAGCGAGACATCGATGGATCGTTGGTGGAACGCGATTTCATGGGCCTTTCACTGACCTTCGATCACCGCGCGGTGAACGGTGCCCCGGCCGCGGATTTCCTCAACGATCTGTGCCGGCGCATCGAAGGAGTCGAGCCGTCATGA
- a CDS encoding lipoate--protein ligase family protein — protein MSRIWRVSVEAGLEAERQLLDRMHAGEEEWGLLLWRPSDSALVMPRRLSRLLGFMAADIECAALGWPIALRDTGGEPVPQSPAVLNVALAYVVPPEEDEQARIETAYSRLCEPICQWLRGMGLLPGLGEVPGAFCDGRFNITLGRRKLVGTAQRWRRRTADNRLVVLVHGAILLEDQRESMVEVVNCFYQRCGLEQRCRATSHVALEEWLTPAWDMTESLANGFEVPWEAWSPGTVSGVRPGLS, from the coding sequence ATGAGCCGAATCTGGCGCGTCAGTGTCGAGGCTGGACTGGAGGCTGAGCGGCAGTTGCTCGACCGTATGCACGCCGGAGAGGAAGAGTGGGGGTTGCTGCTATGGCGGCCCTCGGACTCGGCCCTGGTGATGCCACGCAGGCTGAGCCGGCTTCTGGGGTTCATGGCGGCAGACATCGAATGTGCAGCCTTGGGCTGGCCGATTGCACTGCGCGACACCGGTGGCGAGCCGGTGCCGCAGTCGCCGGCGGTACTCAATGTGGCCTTGGCCTATGTCGTGCCACCGGAGGAGGATGAACAGGCAAGGATAGAAACGGCCTATTCGCGTCTCTGCGAGCCCATCTGCCAATGGTTGCGCGGCATGGGGCTGCTGCCGGGTCTCGGCGAGGTTCCTGGAGCCTTCTGTGACGGCCGCTTCAACATCACCCTGGGCCGTCGCAAGCTGGTGGGAACGGCCCAGCGCTGGCGCCGCCGCACAGCGGATAACCGCCTGGTGGTCCTGGTTCATGGGGCGATCCTGCTTGAGGATCAGCGCGAGTCCATGGTCGAGGTGGTCAACTGTTTCTACCAACGTTGCGGTCTGGAGCAACGCTGCCGGGCTACCAGCCATGTGGCTCTGGAGGAGTGGTTGACCCCGGCATGGGATATGACGGAAAGCCTAGCGAACGGGTTCGAGGTTCCCTGGGAGGCCTGGTCGCCCGGAACGGTATCGGGCGTTCGGCCAGGCCTGTCATGA
- a CDS encoding LysR substrate-binding domain-containing protein, with product MLKHWPPLNALRGFEAAARLGSFHKAAEELHLTQSAISQQIRSLESFLEQPLFFRSGRSVALTDAGYDLLSTTQSLLQQLAVGIRRLEQYRKPNQLVVNTTPAFARHWLVPHLADFHRRHPQVDLWLLTTDETPDMATQTIDIAVRDDLSAQAECSFRVLLEDRLYPACHPDLLETAADARTTLHGEREMDWSHWQVQGGAEVGQQSQGLNFSDPGLLLDAASQGLGIALVSQLLAGRARERNLLVPLAEQTVRGPKWSWLVHRDSEGDPLTRSFCDWLLQTLLHQPCGSEFIRE from the coding sequence ATGCTGAAACACTGGCCACCGCTGAATGCCCTGCGCGGCTTCGAAGCCGCCGCTCGCCTGGGCAGCTTCCACAAGGCAGCCGAAGAGCTGCACCTCACCCAGTCGGCCATCAGCCAGCAGATTCGCAGCCTGGAAAGCTTCCTCGAACAGCCGCTGTTCTTCCGCAGCGGCCGCAGCGTGGCGCTGACCGACGCCGGCTACGACCTGTTGAGCACCACCCAATCGCTGCTGCAGCAACTGGCCGTTGGCATCCGCCGCCTGGAGCAGTACCGCAAGCCCAATCAACTGGTGGTCAACACCACGCCAGCCTTCGCTCGTCACTGGCTGGTGCCCCACCTGGCGGACTTCCACAGGCGCCATCCGCAGGTCGACCTCTGGCTACTGACCACCGACGAGACACCGGACATGGCCACCCAGACCATCGACATCGCCGTGCGTGACGACCTCAGCGCCCAGGCCGAGTGCAGCTTTCGTGTGTTACTGGAAGATCGCCTCTACCCGGCCTGCCATCCCGACCTGCTGGAAACCGCAGCCGACGCACGGACCACCCTGCATGGCGAGCGCGAAATGGACTGGAGCCACTGGCAGGTACAGGGCGGTGCCGAGGTCGGCCAGCAAAGCCAGGGGCTGAACTTCTCCGATCCCGGCCTGCTGCTGGATGCCGCCAGCCAGGGGCTGGGGATAGCCCTGGTCAGCCAACTGCTGGCCGGCCGCGCACGGGAGCGGAACCTGCTAGTGCCGCTGGCGGAGCAGACGGTACGCGGACCAAAGTGGAGTTGGCTGGTACACCGCGACAGCGAGGGCGACCCGCTCACTCGCAGCTTCTGCGACTGGCTGCTACAGACCCTGCTTCACCAACCCTGTGGGAGCGAATTCATTCGCGAATAA
- a CDS encoding agmatine deiminase family protein → MQFNDSQNGWVMPAEWVPHAATWMAFPHNQALWENGWGVTLADVQVDFARVANAIARFEPVKMVVDPTAVARARELCGPNIELVEMAINDSWCRDSGPSFVCHPRLGTAGVNWRFNAWGGKSVFDLDESLARRILNGLGLECFDTPLVNEGGAIHVDGQGTLITTESVLLNSNRNPGMSKAEMEAIFSRLLGVKKTIWLPGDPDYVTGDMTDGHVDGVCAFARPGALLVDATRDQSSVYAEVVRENRRALELSTDAQGRRFEMLELYEASEAVDTEAEVFCASYTNFYIANGAIIMPAYGIPADFEAAATLRLAFPGREIVPVQINQLAHGGGGVHCITQQQPAWPLKG, encoded by the coding sequence ATGCAATTCAACGATTCGCAGAACGGCTGGGTCATGCCCGCCGAATGGGTACCGCACGCGGCCACCTGGATGGCCTTTCCCCATAACCAGGCGCTGTGGGAAAACGGCTGGGGGGTAACCCTGGCCGATGTGCAGGTCGATTTCGCCCGGGTGGCCAACGCCATCGCACGCTTCGAGCCGGTGAAAATGGTGGTCGACCCCACCGCTGTGGCGCGAGCCCGCGAACTCTGCGGACCGAACATCGAACTGGTCGAGATGGCGATCAACGACAGCTGGTGCCGCGATTCCGGCCCGAGCTTCGTCTGCCATCCACGCCTGGGCACGGCCGGCGTCAACTGGCGCTTCAACGCCTGGGGTGGCAAGTCTGTCTTTGACCTGGACGAGAGCCTGGCACGGCGCATTCTCAACGGCCTCGGCCTGGAGTGCTTCGATACCCCGCTGGTCAACGAGGGCGGCGCCATCCATGTGGACGGGCAGGGCACGCTGATCACCACCGAGTCGGTGCTGCTCAACAGCAACCGCAACCCCGGCATGAGCAAGGCGGAGATGGAAGCGATCTTTTCCCGCTTGCTGGGCGTGAAGAAGACCATCTGGCTGCCGGGCGATCCCGACTACGTCACCGGTGACATGACCGACGGCCACGTGGATGGCGTGTGCGCCTTCGCCCGCCCCGGCGCGCTGCTGGTGGATGCGACCCGCGATCAGTCGTCGGTGTACGCCGAAGTCGTACGCGAGAACCGCCGCGCACTGGAACTCTCCACCGATGCGCAGGGGCGCCGTTTCGAAATGCTCGAACTCTATGAGGCCAGTGAAGCGGTGGACACCGAGGCCGAGGTGTTCTGCGCGTCCTATACCAACTTCTATATCGCCAACGGCGCGATCATCATGCCGGCCTACGGTATTCCCGCCGACTTTGAGGCGGCAGCGACCCTGCGCCTGGCGTTCCCGGGGCGCGAAATCGTGCCGGTGCAGATCAACCAGCTGGCCCATGGCGGCGGCGGTGTGCATTGCATCACTCAGCAACAGCCGGCCTGGCCGCTGAAGGGGTGA
- the aguB gene encoding N-carbamoylputrescine amidase, translating into MTGLTVATTQFACCWDLDSNLDQAERLVREAAARGAQLILLQELFATPYFCIEQDHKHLALAQEYGRSPVLKRFAALARELGVVLPLSWFERAGNAFFNSLTVADADGQLLGVYRKTHIPNAIGYQEKEYFSPGDTGFRVWDTAFGRIGVGICWDQWFPETARCLALMGAEVLLYPTAIGSEPGAAELDSRDHWQLTQRGHAAANILPVVAANRVGREVATTDPELQMRFYGSSFITDHKGKLLAEADRDTAGVLVQRLDLAAMREERLNWGIYRDRRPEMYGPLLGLDGRQTHERWQRQGA; encoded by the coding sequence ATGACCGGACTGACCGTCGCCACCACCCAGTTCGCCTGCTGCTGGGACCTGGACAGCAACCTCGATCAGGCTGAACGACTGGTGCGGGAGGCTGCCGCCAGGGGCGCGCAGCTGATCCTGCTGCAGGAACTGTTCGCCACGCCGTACTTCTGCATCGAGCAGGACCACAAGCACCTCGCGCTGGCCCAGGAATATGGACGCAGCCCGGTGCTCAAGCGCTTTGCCGCTCTTGCCAGGGAACTGGGGGTGGTGCTGCCGCTGAGCTGGTTCGAGCGTGCCGGCAATGCGTTCTTCAACTCGCTGACCGTAGCCGATGCCGACGGCCAACTGCTCGGCGTGTACCGCAAGACCCACATTCCCAATGCCATTGGTTACCAGGAGAAGGAATACTTCAGCCCCGGCGATACGGGTTTCCGTGTCTGGGATACCGCCTTCGGCCGGATCGGCGTGGGCATCTGCTGGGATCAGTGGTTCCCCGAGACGGCCCGCTGCCTGGCGCTGATGGGGGCCGAAGTGCTGCTCTATCCGACCGCCATTGGCTCCGAACCCGGCGCTGCCGAGCTGGATTCGCGCGATCACTGGCAACTGACCCAGCGCGGCCATGCCGCCGCGAACATCCTTCCGGTCGTGGCGGCCAATCGTGTCGGGCGGGAAGTGGCGACCACCGATCCGGAGCTGCAGATGCGCTTCTACGGCTCGTCCTTCATTACCGATCACAAGGGCAAGCTGCTGGCCGAAGCCGACCGTGACACCGCAGGCGTTCTGGTGCAGCGGCTCGACCTCGCCGCCATGCGTGAGGAACGTTTGAACTGGGGCATCTACCGCGACCGCCGCCCGGAAATGTATGGGCCATTGCTGGGGCTGGATGGCCGTCAGACCCACGAACGCTGGCAGCGCCAGGGAGCCTGA